Proteins found in one Rickettsiales bacterium genomic segment:
- a CDS encoding glycosyltransferase: MKLGLGIFAKTAEVSPVKTRLAAGIGVEKAKEFYALSVQAVEATVQALPASITAYWAVAEEAGINHPQWKNLDCFWTGEGDLGQCLHQVYCKLKHEYGAAMLMGTDSPQLSPQVIEGAAEALSNSVQKCIIGPCEDGGFYLFAAAIEIPQEVWLAVEYSQDSTLEQLVTQLAKYEIEVEFLPEEQDVDTAEDLQNLYEDLLKQSNLSPSQSRLLDWLN; the protein is encoded by the coding sequence ATGAAGTTAGGGCTCGGGATTTTCGCAAAAACGGCAGAAGTTTCACCGGTAAAGACGCGCCTCGCTGCCGGTATTGGTGTGGAAAAAGCAAAGGAGTTTTATGCTTTAAGTGTGCAGGCAGTGGAAGCGACTGTACAGGCTTTGCCAGCTTCTATTACTGCATATTGGGCGGTGGCAGAAGAGGCTGGAATAAATCATCCGCAATGGAAGAATCTTGACTGTTTTTGGACAGGTGAGGGCGACTTAGGTCAGTGTTTGCATCAGGTTTATTGTAAGCTGAAACACGAATATGGTGCGGCGATGCTGATGGGAACGGATAGTCCGCAGCTTTCGCCACAGGTTATTGAGGGGGCTGCGGAAGCCTTATCGAATTCTGTGCAGAAATGTATTATTGGCCCGTGCGAGGATGGCGGTTTTTATCTCTTTGCCGCTGCGATCGAAATCCCTCAAGAAGTTTGGTTGGCGGTAGAATATAGCCAGGATTCAACATTAGAGCAGTTAGTGACGCAGCTTGCTAAATATGAGATTGAAGTAGAATTTTTACCTGAAGAGCAAGATGTGGATACGGCTGAAGATTTACAAAATTTGTACGAAGACTTGCTGAAGCAATCGAATTTATCTCCCTCTCAATCTCGATTATTGGATTGGCTAAACTGA
- a CDS encoding radical SAM protein, producing MEKFTHPDITAKGEQRAWVNLTKLETLWLNTGTLCNIECQNCYIESSPKNDRLVYLKLDEAREYLDEIERGNLGTVEIGITGGEPFMNPDITPIMELILERGFKLLLLTNAMKPMEQKRESLLGLLARFGDQMTVRISVDHFTPALHEEERGASTWEPMLKGLQWLSSQGFHIDIAGRTRWGEDETELRAGFSNLFNVLGVKIDAQDSKKLILFPEMDEQAEVPEITTDCWDILKVNPDSMMCATSRMVIKRKGADKPSVLACTLLPYDDEFEMGNTLKQAAGSVKLNHPHCAKFCVLGSGSCSV from the coding sequence ATGGAAAAATTCACCCACCCCGATATTACTGCCAAAGGCGAACAGCGCGCTTGGGTAAACCTAACCAAGCTCGAAACCTTATGGCTCAATACCGGTACGCTTTGCAATATCGAATGCCAAAATTGCTATATCGAATCCAGCCCTAAGAATGACCGCCTGGTTTATTTAAAACTTGATGAAGCGCGCGAATATCTCGACGAGATTGAACGGGGAAACCTCGGCACAGTTGAGATTGGTATTACCGGCGGCGAACCCTTCATGAATCCAGATATCACCCCCATAATGGAACTGATCTTAGAGCGCGGATTTAAGCTACTCCTACTGACAAATGCGATGAAGCCAATGGAACAAAAACGCGAATCATTGCTCGGTTTACTGGCGCGCTTCGGCGATCAAATGACCGTACGCATTTCGGTGGATCATTTCACCCCAGCCCTGCATGAAGAAGAGCGCGGCGCTAGTACGTGGGAACCAATGCTAAAAGGCCTACAGTGGCTCTCCTCACAAGGATTCCATATTGATATTGCAGGCCGCACGCGTTGGGGTGAGGATGAGACCGAATTACGCGCAGGATTCTCCAACCTCTTCAATGTATTAGGCGTAAAAATTGATGCACAAGATAGCAAAAAACTCATACTCTTTCCGGAGATGGATGAACAAGCCGAAGTGCCCGAGATCACCACTGATTGCTGGGATATTCTAAAGGTAAACCCCGATAGTATGATGTGCGCAACATCGCGTATGGTTATCAAACGTAAAGGCGCGGATAAGCCAAGTGTTTTGGCCTGCACCTTGCTGCCTTATGATGATGAATTTGAAATGGGGAATACCCTCAAACAAGCCGCAGGAAGCGTAAAGCTCAACCACCCTCATTGCGCAAAATTTTGCGTTCTAGGCAGCGGAAGCTGCTCAGTTTAG
- a CDS encoding ABC-F family ATP-binding cassette domain-containing protein produces the protein MSSRVLLSLEDIVLSFGGKPLFDGLTMHINERERICLVGKNGVGKTTLMRMMTQDLELDSGRRFILPGTSIGYLAQKVKFSPDDTVKEFVLSGLPTDQQNEENAYLADMVIAPLGLDPSSLMRPLSGGQLRRAALAQALVQDPDILLLDEPTNHLDLQAIEWLEGYLGGYHGALIIVSHDRQFLANVSRKVFWVDRGKLKVCPFGYAKFEDWLEEQVGQEARELQNLQKKVQAEHGWTQGGVTGRRKRNVRRLRELGKLRDKLRSDKAAYRQRSQKISLDALETPNASKVVAEFKDVGKSFERDGHKTRILDDFNHMILKGDRLGILGKNGSGKSTFLKMLTRELEQDSGHIFRSKTLEISYFDQNRSDLDVNKTLWETLCPNGGQDVFIGRGADQTSIHVCGYLKKFLFDPAIARDKVGTLSGGQQNRLLLAKILANPGNLLILDEPTNDLDMDTLDMLQDMLADYPGTLIIVSHDRDFLDRSVTEILAFEGDAEVLNVFGGYSDYVREILGRKPKQKGEKSGKKAIKTSTPEPLDPMKKPLTYGEKLELQKTPDAIEAIQQEMENLQIKLDDTGLYERDPKGFTQLIADFDAMKKDLGESEARWLELEERQMNTQ, from the coding sequence ATGAGTAGCCGCGTCCTCCTGAGTTTAGAAGATATTGTCCTTAGCTTCGGCGGAAAACCGCTTTTTGACGGCCTCACCATGCACATAAATGAGCGTGAGCGCATTTGCTTAGTCGGCAAAAATGGGGTCGGCAAAACCACCCTCATGCGCATGATGACTCAGGATTTAGAACTCGATTCTGGAAGACGTTTTATCTTGCCCGGCACCAGCATCGGATATCTCGCCCAGAAGGTGAAATTCTCCCCTGATGATACCGTCAAAGAATTCGTCCTCTCCGGCCTCCCCACAGACCAGCAAAATGAAGAAAATGCCTATCTGGCTGATATGGTCATCGCACCACTCGGGTTAGATCCTAGCTCACTCATGCGCCCCCTTTCCGGCGGGCAGTTACGCCGCGCCGCACTCGCGCAAGCACTCGTGCAAGACCCAGATATTCTACTGCTCGATGAGCCAACCAACCATCTCGATTTACAAGCGATTGAATGGCTGGAGGGCTATTTAGGCGGCTATCACGGCGCACTAATTATCGTGAGTCACGATAGACAATTTCTCGCCAATGTTTCGCGCAAAGTCTTCTGGGTCGATCGGGGTAAACTGAAAGTTTGTCCCTTCGGTTACGCGAAATTTGAAGATTGGCTAGAAGAGCAAGTCGGACAAGAAGCACGCGAATTACAGAATCTACAAAAGAAGGTGCAAGCCGAACATGGCTGGACGCAAGGCGGCGTCACTGGCCGCCGCAAACGTAACGTCCGCCGCCTGCGCGAGCTCGGGAAATTACGCGACAAACTCAGAAGCGACAAAGCTGCGTACCGGCAACGCTCGCAAAAAATCTCGCTGGATGCACTGGAAACGCCGAACGCATCCAAGGTAGTCGCCGAATTTAAAGATGTTGGGAAAAGCTTTGAACGTGATGGTCATAAAACCAGAATTCTTGATGATTTCAATCACATGATCCTCAAAGGTGATCGGCTGGGTATCCTTGGTAAAAATGGCTCGGGGAAATCGACTTTCCTTAAAATGCTGACACGCGAACTTGAGCAAGATAGTGGTCATATTTTCCGCAGCAAAACGCTCGAGATTTCCTATTTTGACCAGAACCGTAGCGACCTCGACGTGAATAAAACGCTCTGGGAAACGCTCTGCCCCAATGGCGGGCAGGACGTATTTATTGGCCGTGGCGCAGATCAAACCAGCATCCATGTTTGCGGTTATTTAAAGAAATTCTTGTTCGACCCTGCCATTGCACGCGATAAGGTAGGCACACTTTCGGGCGGACAGCAAAACCGCTTACTCCTCGCTAAAATCCTAGCCAATCCCGGCAACCTCCTCATCCTCGATGAGCCAACCAATGACCTGGATATGGATACACTCGACATGCTGCAAGACATGCTGGCTGACTATCCAGGCACGCTCATTATCGTGAGCCATGACCGTGACTTCCTCGACCGCTCCGTGACCGAAATTCTCGCCTTTGAAGGCGATGCAGAAGTACTGAACGTGTTTGGCGGCTATAGCGACTATGTGCGCGAGATTTTAGGTCGTAAGCCGAAGCAGAAAGGCGAGAAATCTGGGAAGAAGGCGATCAAAACCTCTACGCCCGAACCACTCGATCCTATGAAAAAACCGCTAACATACGGCGAGAAGTTAGAACTTCAAAAAACTCCTGATGCGATAGAAGCCATCCAACAAGAGATGGAGAACCTTCAAATTAAACTGGATGATACCGGCCTCTATGAGCGCGATCCTAAAGGCTTCACACAATTGATTGCAGATTTTGATGCGATGAAGAAAGATTTAGGCGAAAGTGAAGCGCGCTGGCTAGAGCTCGAAGAACGTCAGATGAACACGCAATAA
- a CDS encoding acyl-CoA dehydrogenase codes for MSTYRPPYEDYAFILHHVLKVQEKLASYEEETARFMMETASSFAEKELTPLYNDTNDKHLAANFTIADGTNFGEVTLPPGYKQAYDTFIETGLQGIVADPAYGEMAVGQPHIVGAVIDELLHSANGDFSLIPTLTHSAYLGIYTYGTQAQKQKYLPDLSSGVSSGIMAMTEPSAGSDLSNARTFAEPQADGSYHLSGQKIYISGGDNHYTGVSDTGNIIHVVLAKVKDTETGEIDDRVSMFISSKILVDENGNRTANSLGPIGIEHKMGMAGSATCTMEYKAAKGELIGERGKGIATMFAVMNEARNHVARQAIGCAEAAFQKAYWFASDAQAGRRMGRAQPEPISPEKEADLIITHPAVRKLLLKMRSQISGARMFQLDTALQMDLAKESEEAAAWVSLMTNIVKAHVTEIGSQVTDAAIQVYGGMGFVEESGIARHYRDVRVTRIYEGTNQIQAVTLLRQMKHLPVFITKIQHFIDVTSLKEIATQLQESLHAVQRVSEALTSGDYNHFASGADELLELMGIVALGYYHGLCAQAASEAKSTPFTQTKLADAKFYYAHILTNHCALEKRALAGIDALNMPNVAL; via the coding sequence ATGTCTACTTATCGCCCCCCTTACGAGGATTATGCTTTTATTTTGCACCACGTCCTTAAAGTGCAGGAAAAGCTGGCGAGCTACGAAGAAGAAACCGCTCGCTTCATGATGGAGACTGCCAGTAGCTTCGCAGAAAAAGAACTAACCCCGCTTTATAATGATACGAATGATAAACATTTGGCGGCTAATTTCACGATCGCTGATGGCACTAACTTTGGCGAAGTCACCCTGCCCCCTGGCTATAAGCAAGCCTATGACACCTTCATCGAAACCGGCTTACAAGGCATTGTCGCTGATCCTGCTTATGGTGAAATGGCCGTCGGCCAACCGCATATTGTGGGCGCCGTGATTGACGAGCTTTTGCATAGTGCTAATGGAGATTTCTCGCTCATCCCCACCCTCACCCATAGCGCCTATTTGGGCATTTACACCTATGGAACTCAAGCACAAAAACAGAAATACCTACCGGATTTAAGCTCTGGGGTTTCCTCTGGTATTATGGCGATGACGGAGCCCAGCGCAGGCAGCGATCTGAGTAATGCCCGCACCTTTGCCGAACCTCAGGCTGATGGCTCTTATCATCTATCAGGTCAGAAAATTTACATTTCCGGTGGGGATAATCACTACACAGGCGTAAGCGACACAGGTAATATCATCCATGTCGTACTCGCCAAGGTAAAGGATACTGAAACCGGCGAGATAGATGACCGTGTCAGCATGTTTATCAGCTCTAAAATTCTCGTGGATGAAAATGGCAATCGTACCGCCAATAGCCTCGGCCCTATCGGCATTGAACATAAGATGGGTATGGCCGGTTCGGCCACTTGCACCATGGAATATAAAGCCGCCAAAGGCGAGTTAATCGGCGAACGTGGCAAAGGTATCGCCACCATGTTCGCAGTAATGAATGAAGCACGCAACCATGTTGCTCGCCAAGCAATCGGCTGTGCAGAAGCGGCTTTCCAGAAGGCCTATTGGTTCGCCAGTGATGCACAAGCAGGTCGCCGTATGGGACGTGCCCAACCTGAGCCTATAAGCCCGGAGAAAGAAGCCGATTTAATTATCACCCACCCTGCTGTACGCAAATTACTGCTAAAAATGCGCAGCCAAATTTCGGGCGCACGCATGTTCCAGCTTGATACTGCCTTGCAGATGGATCTTGCCAAAGAATCCGAAGAAGCCGCCGCTTGGGTAAGCCTTATGACCAATATTGTCAAAGCGCATGTTACCGAAATTGGCAGCCAAGTAACCGATGCCGCGATTCAGGTTTACGGAGGTATGGGATTCGTTGAGGAAAGCGGCATCGCTCGCCATTACCGCGATGTGCGCGTGACCCGAATCTATGAAGGCACCAACCAAATTCAAGCCGTTACCTTACTACGTCAAATGAAACACCTGCCAGTCTTTATCACTAAAATTCAGCACTTTATTGATGTAACCTCACTCAAAGAAATCGCTACGCAGCTACAAGAGTCTCTGCATGCAGTTCAACGTGTTAGCGAAGCTCTCACTTCAGGTGATTACAATCATTTCGCCAGTGGTGCGGATGAGCTATTGGAACTGATGGGAATCGTGGCGCTTGGCTATTATCACGGGCTTTGCGCACAAGCAGCAAGCGAAGCGAAAAGCACCCCTTTCACCCAGACCAAGCTAGCCGATGCAAAATTTTATTACGCCCATATCCTCACCAATCATTGTGCATTGGAGAAACGTGCCCTCGCAGGGATTGATGCGCTTAATATGCCGAATGTTGCACTCTAA
- a CDS encoding sugar transferase, with the protein MANGQVLEKTSYLESLALGAFSWSDLKRAVETAKRPPSLTMRFTKSFIDTAAVVASTPFIIPVFAAIAIAVKLDSEGDIFFKQTRTGLDGETFEIYKFRTMTQDAGQEREASQSQENDSRHTRVGRFLRRASLDELPQLINIAKGEMSLVGPRPHARYHDKLFLNSVPNYPKRFRVKPGLTGWAQVNNCRGFIESHEQIARRTNFDNDYIDRWSMKKEIATLFKTVWVVLSAVNAH; encoded by the coding sequence ATGGCAAACGGACAAGTATTAGAAAAAACCTCATACCTTGAATCACTCGCCTTAGGCGCTTTTTCATGGAGCGACCTAAAACGTGCAGTCGAAACAGCAAAGCGCCCCCCTAGTTTGACAATGCGCTTCACTAAATCATTTATTGATACAGCTGCTGTCGTTGCTTCCACTCCCTTTATTATTCCTGTTTTTGCCGCGATTGCCATTGCCGTGAAACTCGATAGTGAGGGCGATATCTTCTTTAAACAAACACGTACCGGCCTTGATGGAGAAACGTTCGAGATTTATAAATTTCGCACAATGACTCAAGATGCTGGTCAAGAGCGTGAGGCAAGCCAGAGTCAAGAGAATGACTCTCGTCATACTCGTGTTGGCCGTTTCTTACGCCGCGCTAGCTTGGATGAGCTACCTCAATTAATTAATATTGCTAAAGGTGAAATGTCGCTAGTCGGCCCTCGCCCACATGCACGCTACCATGATAAACTTTTCCTTAATTCGGTTCCTAACTATCCGAAGCGCTTTCGTGTAAAACCAGGTCTAACCGGTTGGGCGCAAGTGAACAACTGCCGTGGCTTCATCGAATCTCACGAGCAAATTGCTAGACGCACCAATTTCGATAATGACTATATCGATCGCTGGTCTATGAAGAAAGAGATTGCAACACTGTTTAAAACAGTCTGGGTTGTGCTAAGCGCTGTAAACGCACACTAA
- the wecC gene encoding UDP-N-acetyl-D-mannosamine dehydrogenase, whose product MSEHPFSTICVMGLGYIGLPTATLIASRGLDVIGVDKVPHVVETINQGKIHIVEPDLEGLVTKVINDGKLKAYANAKPADIFIITVPTPIKEDKSPDMSYVDSALGEIAEQLQPGNLVIIESTSPVGTTQDAAELLAAKRSDLTFPHTHGEESDIRIAYCPERVLPGQIITELMNNDRIIGGMTAKCAELAKRFYHVFVRGDCHIGSHDTAELVKLSENAYRDVNIAFANELSNVCQHHDIDVHQVVQFANLHPRVNILNPGPGVGGHCIPIDPWFIVDRAPDVTPLIQTARRINDERPHQTARIVLDHLKEHPNAKIACLGLAYKPNVDDLRESPAIEIVHDLVKEYSKTLYVSEPHIQSLPDSLTKYPNVKLTDALSAVNEADIIVTLVSHRSFDYISKDAMKDKILLDFSGVWKK is encoded by the coding sequence ATGTCAGAGCATCCATTTAGTACTATTTGTGTAATGGGCTTAGGCTATATCGGCCTACCCACTGCAACATTAATCGCCAGCCGTGGGCTGGATGTTATCGGCGTTGATAAAGTGCCGCATGTGGTCGAAACCATCAATCAAGGCAAAATTCATATTGTCGAACCTGATCTGGAAGGGCTCGTTACAAAAGTTATTAATGATGGCAAATTGAAGGCTTACGCAAACGCCAAGCCGGCGGATATTTTCATCATCACCGTACCGACTCCGATTAAGGAAGATAAATCACCGGATATGAGTTATGTCGATTCTGCGTTAGGGGAAATCGCCGAGCAGCTTCAACCGGGGAACCTCGTCATTATCGAATCCACCTCCCCTGTTGGCACAACGCAAGATGCGGCGGAGCTTTTAGCCGCCAAACGCTCCGACCTCACCTTCCCGCACACGCATGGCGAAGAAAGTGATATCCGCATCGCTTATTGTCCAGAGCGAGTGTTGCCCGGACAAATCATTACGGAACTCATGAATAACGATCGCATTATTGGCGGCATGACCGCGAAATGCGCCGAACTCGCCAAACGATTCTATCATGTCTTTGTTCGCGGCGACTGCCATATTGGTAGTCACGATACCGCAGAGCTGGTGAAGCTTTCTGAGAATGCTTACCGCGATGTGAATATCGCCTTCGCCAATGAACTTTCCAATGTGTGTCAGCATCATGATATTGATGTGCATCAAGTCGTCCAATTTGCGAATTTGCATCCGCGTGTGAATATCCTCAACCCGGGCCCTGGTGTCGGCGGACATTGCATTCCGATTGATCCATGGTTTATTGTTGACCGTGCACCGGATGTGACTCCCCTCATCCAAACAGCTCGACGCATTAACGATGAGCGTCCGCACCAAACCGCTCGTATTGTGCTGGATCACCTTAAAGAGCACCCCAATGCAAAAATCGCATGCCTAGGTCTTGCCTATAAACCGAATGTCGATGATCTGCGCGAGAGCCCTGCCATTGAAATTGTGCATGATTTGGTCAAAGAATATAGCAAAACGCTCTATGTTTCAGAACCGCATATTCAATCCCTACCTGACTCCTTAACAAAATACCCTAATGTAAAACTGACCGATGCCCTTTCAGCCGTCAATGAAGCAGATATTATTGTGACATTAGTGAGTCATCGTAGCTTTGACTACATCAGCAAAGATGCAATGAAAGATAAGATTTTATTAGATTTCTCAGGTGTTTGGAAGAAATAA
- the wecB gene encoding UDP-N-acetylglucosamine 2-epimerase (non-hydrolyzing): MTNLRILSVFGTRPEVIKFAPVLNALRANPGVESIIGVTGQHREMLTQMLNLCELKPDFNLDVMRPNQTLSSLTATVLKEIEPALKKHKPDRVLVQGDTTTGFATTLACFYSGIRVGHIEAGLRSHNIYAPYPEEFNRKAISLLADMHFAPTEQSAGYLRDEKVVPEDIYMTGNTVVDALHYFSNLLDSNASMRAEMEQKFSMLDKRKKLILTTMHRRENFDLGVEVVCNSLIEIANREDAEIYFPVHLNPNIRGPVQELLADHPSIHLGDPLDYLNFIYLMNRAYFIISDSGGVQEEGPSLKKPVLVLRELTERPEGVTAGACKLVGTDSTKILHAATELLDSETSYRAMQQGENLYGDGHAATRIVEHILERHGVSTTGVSDVRASI, from the coding sequence ATGACAAATTTACGCATCTTATCTGTGTTTGGCACCCGCCCTGAGGTAATTAAATTTGCCCCCGTGCTTAATGCACTACGCGCGAACCCCGGTGTGGAATCTATTATCGGCGTGACCGGACAGCATCGCGAAATGCTGACTCAAATGCTGAATCTTTGCGAATTAAAGCCTGACTTTAACCTCGACGTCATGCGCCCCAATCAAACCTTAAGCAGCCTAACTGCCACCGTTTTGAAAGAAATCGAACCAGCGCTGAAAAAACACAAACCCGACCGTGTGCTAGTACAGGGCGATACGACCACCGGCTTTGCGACGACCCTTGCTTGTTTTTATAGTGGCATTCGTGTTGGTCATATTGAAGCAGGCTTACGCAGTCACAATATCTACGCGCCTTACCCAGAAGAATTTAACCGCAAGGCCATTTCACTTTTGGCAGATATGCATTTCGCCCCGACCGAGCAATCAGCTGGCTATTTGCGTGATGAGAAGGTGGTACCTGAAGATATCTACATGACCGGTAATACCGTGGTCGACGCACTGCATTATTTCTCTAACTTATTGGACTCCAATGCCTCAATGCGCGCTGAGATGGAACAGAAGTTCTCTATGCTCGATAAGCGTAAGAAACTCATCCTTACCACCATGCATCGTCGTGAAAATTTTGACCTCGGCGTGGAAGTCGTCTGCAATTCACTCATTGAAATTGCCAATCGTGAAGATGCGGAAATCTATTTTCCTGTGCATTTGAATCCGAATATCCGTGGCCCTGTGCAAGAATTATTGGCGGACCACCCTTCTATTCACCTAGGCGATCCACTCGATTATCTTAATTTCATTTACCTCATGAACCGCGCTTATTTTATTATTTCTGATTCCGGTGGCGTACAGGAAGAAGGCCCTTCACTGAAGAAACCTGTGTTGGTTTTACGTGAACTAACGGAACGCCCTGAAGGCGTCACCGCAGGCGCTTGCAAACTCGTCGGAACAGACAGTACCAAAATCCTCCACGCGGCGACTGAACTATTAGATAGCGAAACCTCTTACCGTGCGATGCAGCAAGGTGAAAATCTATATGGCGATGGCCACGCTGCCACCCGCATTGTCGAACATATTTTAGAGCGCCACGGCGTTTCAACTACAGGAGTGAGTGATGTCAGAGCATCCATTTAG
- a CDS encoding WecB/TagA/CpsF family glycosyltransferase, producing MEETLALIGQAITKRQSLQHVVVNVAKLVHCQKDEALYHDVSGSDLINIDGMGVVWGARMAGFDIPERVAGVDLMDNTLKFCAEKGYRPYILGAKPEILEQAVENLTAKYPVLEFAGTQHGYYDRENEQQVMEAIRDSKPDCLFIAISSPHKERIMGAYKEMMDIPFIMGVGGSVDVFAGFVTRAPQWMQKRGLEWLYRIIQEPRRMWKRYAVTNSRFIWLLLKLLTKMYRPPSYMSQAGESLKH from the coding sequence ATGGAAGAAACTCTCGCCCTAATTGGTCAGGCGATTACGAAGCGGCAGTCATTGCAGCATGTAGTCGTCAATGTCGCTAAATTGGTGCATTGCCAGAAGGATGAAGCGCTTTACCACGATGTATCCGGCAGTGACCTAATTAATATTGATGGGATGGGCGTCGTCTGGGGTGCGCGTATGGCGGGCTTTGATATTCCAGAGCGCGTCGCTGGTGTTGATCTGATGGATAACACACTCAAATTTTGCGCTGAAAAAGGCTATCGACCCTATATTCTAGGTGCTAAGCCCGAGATACTTGAACAAGCAGTCGAAAATTTAACCGCCAAATACCCAGTACTCGAATTTGCCGGTACTCAGCATGGCTATTATGACCGTGAGAATGAACAGCAGGTGATGGAAGCGATACGTGATTCCAAGCCTGATTGCCTCTTCATCGCCATTTCGTCTCCGCATAAAGAACGCATTATGGGGGCTTATAAGGAAATGATGGATATCCCATTCATCATGGGTGTTGGCGGTTCGGTGGATGTGTTTGCTGGTTTTGTCACGCGCGCCCCCCAGTGGATGCAAAAAAGAGGATTGGAATGGTTGTACCGCATCATCCAAGAACCGCGTCGTATGTGGAAGCGCTATGCGGTGACAAATAGCCGCTTTATATGGCTGTTGCTTAAATTACTTACAAAAATGTATCGCCCGCCAAGCTACATGAGCCAGGCGGGCGAGAGTTTAAAGCATTAG